The Thunnus thynnus chromosome 2, fThuThy2.1, whole genome shotgun sequence genome includes a region encoding these proteins:
- the LOC137168489 gene encoding zinc-binding protein A33-like — protein MAEKDALLKSYLSCHVCSETFRDPVSLTCNHSFCSSCLQKFWEQAENRNCPICKRKYSKDGPGVNYKLKELADSFSGIQKAGSPETEKGEKKVEVVCDKHQEEPKLFCEDEQRAVCPACDVSLHHGHKVVPIEQVVSDLKDQLTSDLKALQEKRDKVEETYNEMIEHSKKQLLSTEKQIRAEFDKLHQFLKKEEESRLAALREEQEQKGETISREMKMIQEQISSLSDSISAVEEDLQKNNVISFLSSYKPTQTRARDQCSLSDPQLVSGALIDVAKHLGNLSFRVCEKMKEKVHFSPVILDPNTANPRLCLSDDLTSVRREDTKQQLPDNPERSTNYSTVLGSEGFSSGKHSWEVKVGDYPSWYVGFAKESADRKRDCPASPECGIWCLEYRRGNYTDGLGKTVTVKKNLQRIRVKLDYDKGKVSFYDPEDMTHIYTYRDTFTEKLFPYISIGEAGDAKTTDIKICQIVISL, from the coding sequence atggcTGAGAAAGATGCTCTTCTCAAAAGTTACCTGAGTTGCCATGTGTGTTCAGAGACTTTCAGAGATCCTGTGTCTCTGACCTGCAACCACAGCTTCTGTTCAAGCTGTTTGCAAAAATTCTGGGAACAAGCGGAAAACAGAAACTGTcccatttgtaaaagaaaatattcaaaagatGGACCAGGAGTGAACTATAAACTGAAGGAACTAGCTGACTCCTTTTCTGGGATACAGAAAGCTGGATCAcctgagacagaaaaaggagaaaagaaggtGGAGGTggtatgtgacaaacatcaagAAGAGCCTAAATTGTTCTGTGAGGATGAACAGAGAGCTGTGTGTCCTGCCTGTGACGTTTCTCTCCACCACGGTCACAAGGTGGTTCCTATAGAACAAGTAGTCAGTGACCTGAAGGACCAGCTGACATCTGACTTAAAGGCTCTACAGGAAAAGAGGGACAAAGTGGAGGAAACATACAATGAAATGATTGAACACTCCAAGAAGCAGCTGTTGTCCACGGAGAAGCAGATCAGAGCAGAGTTCGACAAGCTCCACCAGTTCCTGAAAAAGGAAGAGGAGTCCAGACTGGCAGCTCTGAGGGAGGAACAGGAGCAGAAGGGGGAGACtatcagcagagagatgaagatgatTCAGGAGcagatctcctctctgtcagacagCATCTCTGCTGTTGAAGAAGACCTGCAGAAAAACAACGTGATTTCATTCCTCAGCAGTTATAAACCCACTCAGACCAGAGCCAGAGACCAGTGCTCACTGTCAGATCCACAGCTGGTCTCAGGAGCACTGATAGAtgtggccaaacacctgggcaacctgtCCTTCAGAGTCTgtgagaagatgaaggagaaggtcCACTTCAGTCCTGTCATTCTGGACCCGAACACTGCAAACCcccgtctctgtctctctgatgatctgaccagtgtgagacgtgaagacacaaagcagcagctcCCTGATAATCCAGAGAGAAGCACTAATTATTCCACTGTTCTGGGCTCTGAGGGCTTCAGCTCAGGGAAACACAGCTGGGAGGTGAAGGTGGGAGACTATCCTAGCTGGTATGTGGGTTTTGCTAAAGAGTCagctgacaggaagagagatTGTCCCGCCTCACCAGAATGTGGAATCTGGTGTTTAGAGTATCGCAGAGGAAACTACACTGATGGTCTTGGTAAGACTGTCACAGTGAAGAAGAATCTCCAGAGGATCAGAGTCAAACTGGACTATGACAAAGGGAAGGTTTCCTTCTACGACCCTGAAGACATGACTCACATCTACACTTACAGAGACactttcactgagaaactcttcCCATATATCAGTATTGGAGAGGCTGGTGATGCTAAAACCACTGATATCAAAATCTGTCAAATTGTGATTTCTCTGTGA
- the LOC137171767 gene encoding nuclear factor 7, ovary-like translates to MAEKDALLKSYLSCHLCSETFRDPVSLTCNHSFCSSCLQKFWEQAENRNCPICKRKYSKDGPGVNFTLKELADSFAGRQKPESSETEKREKEVEVVCSKHQEEPKLFCEDEQRAVCPACDVSLHHGHKVVPVEQAVSDLKDQLKSDLKSLQDKRDKYKQVEKTYNEMVEHSKNQLLSTEKQIRAEFNKLHQFLKEEEESRLAALKVEQEQKGETISTEMKRIQEQISSLSDSISAVEEDLQKHNVSFLSSYKPTQTRARAQCSLSDLQLVSGALIDVAKHLGNLSFRICEKMKEKVHFSPVILDPNTANPRLCLSDDLTSVRRGDTKQQLPDNPERHTNYATVLGSEGLSSGKHSWEVEVGDYPSWYVGLATESANRKGDCPATPECGIWCLEYRRGNYTDGLGKNVTVKKNLQRIRVKLDYDKGKVSFYDPEDMTHIYTYRDAFTEKLFPYFSTGENGDAKTTYIKIC, encoded by the coding sequence atggcTGAGAAAGATGCTCTTCTCAAAAGTTACCTGAGTTGCCATCTATGTTCAGAGACTTTCAGAGATCCTGTGTCTCTGACCTGCAACCACAGCTTCTGTTCAAGCTGTCTGCAAAAATTCTgggaacaagctgaaaacagaaactgtcccatttgtaaaagaaaatattcaaaagatGGACCAGGAGTGAACTTTACACTGAAGGAACTGGCTGACTCATTTGCAGGCAGACAGAAACCTGAATcatctgagacagaaaaaagagaaaaggaggtggaggtggtgtgtAGCAAACATCAAGAAGAGCCTAAATTGTTCTGTGAGGATGAACAGAGAGCTGTGTGTCCTGCCTGTGACGTTTCTCTCCACCATGGTCACAAGGTGGTTCCTGTAGAACAAGCAGTCAGTGACCTGAAGGACCAGCTGAAATCTGACTTAAAGTCTCTACAAGACAAGAGggacaaatacaaacaagtggagaaaacatacaatgaaaTGGTTGAACACTCCAAGAATCAGCTGTTGtccacagagaagcagatcaGAGCAGAGTTCAACAAGCTCCACCAGttcctgaaagaggaagaggagtccaGACTGGCAGCACTGAAGGTAGAACAGGAGCAGAAAGGGGAGACTATCAGCACAGAGATGAAGAGGATTCAGGAGcagatctcctctctgtcagacagTATCTCTGCTGTCGAAGAagacctgcagaaacacaatgTGTCATTCCTCAGCAGTTATAAACCCACTCAGACCAGAGCCAGAGCCCAGTGCTCACTGTCAGATCTACAGCTGGTCTCAGGAGCACTGATAGAtgtggccaaacacctgggcaacctgtCCTTCAGAATCTgtgagaagatgaaggagaaggtcCACTTCAGTCCTGTCATTCTGGACCCGAACACTGCAAACCcccgtctctgtctctctgatgatctgaccagtgtgagacgtggagacacaaagcagcagctcCCTGATAATCCAGAGAGACACACTAATTATGCCACTGTTCTGGGCTCTGAGGGCCTCAGCTCAGGGAAACACAgctgggaggtggaggtgggagacTATCCTAGCTGGTATGTGGGTTTGGCTACAGAGTCAGCTAACAGGAAGGGAGATTGTCCCGCCACACCAGAATGTGGAATCTGGTGTTTAGAGTATCGCAGAGGAAACTACACTGATGGTCTTGGTAAGAATGTCACAGTGAAGAAGAATCTCCAGAGGATCAGAGTCAAACTGGATTATGACAAAGGGAAGGTTTCTTTCTACGACCCTGAAGACATGACTCACATCTACACTTACAGAGACgctttcactgagaaactcttcCCTTATTTCAGTACTGGAGAGAATGGTGATGCTAAAACCACTTATATCAAAAtctgttaa